A window of Planctomycetota bacterium genomic DNA:
CGCCCGGTGGATCGAGCGCTTCAACGTGGGACGCGGCCGGGATTTCACGCTGTACGCCCTGGTGGACGGGGTTGTCAAATTCGAATCCGGCAATCGCGTCAGCGTCTACCCCGCGCCGGGCGGCAACGGCGGCGCGTCCGCGCCGGCGCC
This region includes:
- the rpmA gene encoding 50S ribosomal protein L27 translates to MAHKKGQGSSRNGRDSESKRLGVKVFDGQAVRAGGIIVRQRGARWIERFNVGRGRDFTLYALVDGVVKFESGNRVSVYPAPGGNGGASAPAP